A DNA window from Bdellovibrio sp. BCCA contains the following coding sequences:
- a CDS encoding extracellular catalytic domain type 2 short-chain-length polyhydroxyalkanoate depolymerase, with the protein MSALFAILVTTLFASQPNQSPTTAPLGSWKIDRNSISISGVSSGGYMAVQMGVAYSKDIAAVASIAGGIYWCSEGDSQKAQSRCMGQPQGIDSNVQIAEARKLADEGQIDPLTNITRQKIYVYASPKDSVIHPLNSEKLEEFYKAFANPTQITTEKSIASAHGFPTLSSGNPCQMGFLPWLLKCNFDLAGEILKSAYGALNERGNFDPKNLLKFSQSDFGDEKTPLYKEGWVYVPSECQQGVQCRLHVALHGCQMNPDFIQDKFATLAGYNEWAETNRIIVLYPQSAKIPKDNPYACWDWFGFTGPNYMTKSGSQMSALKSMIEKAIQ; encoded by the coding sequence ATGTCGGCTCTTTTTGCAATTTTGGTCACGACTCTTTTTGCCTCTCAACCCAATCAGTCCCCAACGACAGCACCGTTAGGCTCTTGGAAAATTGATCGCAATTCCATTTCAATCTCTGGTGTTTCTTCGGGCGGCTATATGGCAGTTCAAATGGGCGTTGCGTATTCTAAAGATATCGCAGCCGTCGCGAGTATCGCTGGAGGAATTTACTGGTGTTCAGAAGGGGATTCGCAAAAAGCGCAAAGCCGCTGTATGGGGCAGCCTCAAGGAATTGATTCTAACGTGCAAATCGCTGAAGCCAGAAAATTGGCTGACGAAGGACAGATTGATCCTTTAACGAATATAACTCGTCAAAAAATTTACGTCTACGCAAGCCCCAAAGACAGCGTCATTCATCCGTTAAATTCAGAGAAGCTGGAAGAGTTCTACAAAGCCTTTGCAAATCCAACGCAAATCACGACGGAGAAAAGCATTGCTTCGGCTCACGGTTTTCCAACTCTGAGTTCAGGAAATCCTTGTCAGATGGGGTTTCTGCCGTGGCTTTTAAAGTGCAACTTTGACCTTGCGGGAGAAATTTTAAAATCCGCTTATGGAGCTCTCAATGAACGCGGAAATTTTGATCCGAAAAACTTATTAAAGTTTTCTCAGAGTGATTTCGGAGATGAAAAAACGCCGCTTTATAAAGAGGGCTGGGTGTACGTACCCAGCGAATGTCAGCAAGGAGTTCAATGCCGTTTGCACGTGGCTCTTCATGGTTGCCAGATGAATCCAGATTTTATTCAAGATAAGTTTGCGACTTTAGCGGGTTATAATGAGTGGGCAGAGACAAATCGTATTATTGTGCTTTATCCGCAATCAGCAAAGATTCCTAAGGACAATCCTTATGCCTGCTGGGATTGGTTTGGATTTACAGGGCCTAACTATATGACTAAGTCAGGCTCGCAAATGAGTGCACTTAAAAGCATGATTGAAAAAGCGATTCAGTAA
- the efp gene encoding elongation factor P → MYETSDFKKGLKIMIEGKPYVIVDFQHVKPGKGNQFTRTKLRNMLTGQNLESTFKSGEKFEVPNVENKEMTYLYKDDSGYNFMSPESYEQIAMSEEDLGESKYYLTENLKVVILFYNEKAVACDVPKAVNLTVAQTDPGIKGDRVTGATKPATMETGLSVNVPLHINEGDVLRIDTSSGEYVERVSQK, encoded by the coding sequence ATGTACGAAACGTCGGATTTTAAAAAAGGTCTTAAAATCATGATCGAGGGGAAACCCTATGTGATCGTGGATTTCCAACACGTGAAACCAGGTAAAGGAAATCAATTCACACGCACAAAACTAAGAAACATGCTCACTGGCCAAAATTTGGAATCGACTTTCAAATCAGGTGAGAAATTTGAAGTTCCTAACGTTGAAAATAAAGAGATGACTTATCTTTATAAAGACGACTCTGGCTACAACTTCATGTCTCCGGAATCTTACGAACAAATCGCTATGTCTGAAGAAGATCTTGGCGAATCTAAATACTACCTGACTGAAAACTTGAAAGTTGTGATCTTGTTCTACAACGAAAAAGCGGTCGCTTGTGACGTTCCAAAAGCTGTGAACTTGACTGTGGCACAAACAGATCCGGGCATCAAAGGTGACCGTGTAACTGGTGCGACGAAGCCGGCGACTATGGAAACAGGCTTGTCTGTAAACGTTCCACTTCACATCAATGAAGGCGATGTTCTTCGTATCGACACTTCATCTGGTGAGTACGTAGAGCGCGTTAGCCAAAAATAA
- the ruvC gene encoding crossover junction endodeoxyribonuclease RuvC yields MSLTILGVDPGSRITGFGVVRVTNGKIEHINHGVILLDADQAFPGRMKELGSAFREVMEKYKPNQVVIEKIFLGKNADSAFKLGHARGVVMYEAGLGDADVYEYATRVVKKGVTGNGGASKEDVQAILKAVLNIKVINRIDASDALAMACHHAFELKKKAILERAVSL; encoded by the coding sequence ATGTCATTGACGATTCTCGGGGTCGATCCTGGTTCCCGCATTACTGGTTTTGGTGTTGTTCGAGTCACGAACGGAAAGATTGAACATATCAATCACGGCGTGATTTTGCTCGATGCTGATCAAGCTTTTCCGGGCCGCATGAAAGAACTGGGTTCAGCCTTCCGTGAAGTCATGGAAAAATACAAACCCAACCAAGTGGTGATCGAAAAAATCTTTTTGGGAAAAAACGCCGACAGTGCTTTTAAGCTCGGTCATGCCCGCGGAGTCGTGATGTATGAAGCCGGTTTGGGCGATGCCGACGTTTACGAATACGCCACGCGGGTCGTAAAAAAAGGTGTGACCGGAAACGGTGGCGCTTCCAAAGAAGACGTGCAGGCGATTTTAAAAGCGGTGCTGAACATCAAGGTGATCAATCGCATTGACGCCTCCGATGCCTTGGCGATGGCCTGCCATCATGCCTTTGAGTTAAAGAAAAAAGCGATTCTTGAGAGAGCGGTGAGTTTATGA
- a CDS encoding tetratricopeptide repeat protein translates to MKIDASTVEKYQMILEKDPNSQVFAPLAEAYREMKMLQEAQKVVTAGVQRHPQFVGGLVTYAKVMRDLGQLPKALDALKRATSLAPENILAHQLLAEVQLASKNPKDALKAFKMVLFLNPNSQSAQKAVQKLESLTADEYDEEVFAMTKLPEVNLEKTHEPVTKSEPVMVMPAQPTTPSKAMERMLSLIDAFIVRNDLEKAHALLKDTRIEFGDHPEIQRRMKTLQVRYNDTDEATPLRPLQPRDKLIREKKLEVLEAMLRQVEEYRSQGI, encoded by the coding sequence ATGAAAATAGATGCAAGCACTGTTGAAAAGTATCAAATGATTCTTGAGAAAGACCCGAATTCTCAGGTGTTTGCTCCGTTGGCTGAAGCGTATCGTGAAATGAAAATGCTTCAGGAAGCGCAAAAAGTTGTGACTGCTGGCGTTCAACGCCACCCGCAATTTGTTGGCGGCCTTGTCACTTACGCGAAAGTGATGCGCGACCTAGGACAATTACCAAAAGCCCTGGATGCCTTAAAGAGAGCCACTTCCCTGGCTCCAGAGAATATTTTAGCGCATCAATTGCTTGCCGAAGTTCAACTGGCTTCGAAAAATCCGAAGGACGCTCTTAAAGCGTTTAAAATGGTTTTGTTTTTAAATCCGAACTCTCAGTCAGCGCAAAAAGCTGTGCAAAAATTAGAATCTTTGACGGCCGATGAGTACGACGAAGAAGTTTTTGCGATGACAAAACTTCCGGAAGTGAATTTAGAAAAAACTCACGAACCCGTGACAAAATCGGAACCTGTGATGGTGATGCCTGCGCAACCGACGACTCCAAGCAAAGCCATGGAGCGCATGCTTTCTTTGATAGATGCCTTTATCGTGCGCAATGATTTGGAGAAAGCGCATGCTCTTTTAAAGGACACGCGCATTGAGTTTGGCGATCATCCGGAAATTCAAAGACGAATGAAGACTCTGCAAGTCCGATACAATGACACGGATGAGGCAACACCACTGCGCCCCCTACAGCCTCGCGATAAACTGATCCGCGAAAAGAAGTTAGAAGTTCTTGAGGCGATGCTGCGTCAAGTTGAAGAGTACCGCTCTCAAGGAATCTAA
- the ruvB gene encoding Holliday junction branch migration DNA helicase RuvB — protein MSRILEGDPVEGEKSWENELRPQKFEDFPGQTDVKEKLKVFVAAAKHRGESLDHVLLCGPPGLGKTTLSKIIANDMGAEIKMTSAPAIDKKGDLAAVLTSLKPHSVLFIDEIHRLSRHVEEYLYTAMEDYYIDIVTGEGLGARSMKFQLAPFTLVGATTRAGLLNPPFRDRFGIVERLQFYDKDALQQILMRSSEILKVKMDSEGAEEVARRSRGTPRVANRLLKRVRDYAQVKGNGTISKDIAVYALNQLGVDQYGLDLMDRRILSLIQEKYNGGPVGIDTIAAALSEERDTLEEVYEPFLIQEGFIQKTQRGRVITEFAKNTVLMSEK, from the coding sequence ATGAGTCGCATCCTTGAAGGCGATCCCGTAGAAGGGGAGAAGAGCTGGGAAAACGAACTGCGCCCGCAAAAGTTCGAAGACTTCCCCGGTCAAACTGATGTGAAAGAAAAATTAAAAGTTTTCGTAGCGGCGGCGAAACACCGTGGTGAATCTTTGGATCACGTTCTTTTGTGTGGGCCTCCGGGTTTGGGTAAAACGACACTTTCCAAAATTATCGCCAACGACATGGGGGCGGAAATTAAAATGACCTCCGCTCCAGCGATCGATAAAAAAGGTGATCTGGCGGCGGTGTTGACTTCGCTTAAGCCGCACTCTGTTTTATTTATTGATGAGATTCATCGTCTCAGTCGTCACGTCGAAGAGTATCTGTATACGGCGATGGAAGATTATTATATCGACATCGTAACAGGAGAAGGTCTTGGCGCTCGCTCAATGAAATTTCAACTCGCACCATTTACATTGGTCGGGGCGACAACCAGAGCGGGACTTTTAAATCCGCCGTTCCGAGATCGTTTCGGAATTGTCGAGCGTTTGCAGTTTTATGATAAGGATGCCCTTCAACAAATTTTGATGAGGTCCTCAGAGATTCTCAAAGTGAAAATGGATTCCGAAGGAGCTGAAGAAGTCGCTCGTCGATCTCGCGGTACTCCTCGCGTGGCGAACAGATTATTAAAACGTGTTCGCGATTACGCTCAAGTCAAAGGCAACGGCACGATCTCAAAGGATATCGCGGTCTATGCTTTGAACCAGTTGGGTGTGGATCAATACGGTCTGGACCTGATGGATCGTCGTATTTTGAGCCTAATCCAAGAAAAATATAACGGTGGACCCGTCGGCATTGATACAATAGCAGCGGCCCTCAGTGAAGAGAGAGACACTCTTGAAGAGGTCTATGAGCCTTTCTTGATTCAAGAAGGCTTTATTCAAAAAACTCAGCGTGGACGTGTCATCACTGAGTTTGCGAAGAACACAGTATTAATGTCGGAGAAATAA
- a CDS encoding BrnT family toxin has protein sequence MYYIVGAVVRWDDKKAQANLKKHGVSFEEAATVLFTENTIEIEDLRHDEQRFITIGFSVRTRLLTVVYAYRYKEEIRIISARKATKNEAKQYEERI, from the coding sequence ATGTATTACATTGTAGGAGCGGTCGTTCGATGGGACGACAAAAAGGCCCAAGCCAATCTTAAGAAACATGGAGTTTCTTTCGAAGAGGCCGCAACCGTTCTATTTACAGAGAACACCATTGAAATTGAAGATCTCAGACATGACGAACAAAGATTTATCACTATTGGTTTCTCAGTTCGCACAAGGCTTCTTACGGTTGTCTACGCATACAGATACAAAGAAGAAATAAGAATTATCTCGGCACGGAAAGCGACTAAAAACGAGGCTAAACAATATGAAGAAAGAATATAA
- the ruvA gene encoding Holliday junction branch migration protein RuvA has product MIGYLRGKIIEVASDTALIDVQGVGYEIHASSNTLIDLQSLLGKDIIVWIHTHVREDALNLFGFHSKEEKNLFLSLLKVNGVGPKMALSILSGGRPAQIQEMIEAGNAKGLSSLPKVGKKTAEQIILTLKGKLVSIEETIKSKSESHTQITSALLNLGYKSQLVDQFVSTLPTDTSLEDGVRKGLQTLSGSLS; this is encoded by the coding sequence ATGATTGGTTATTTACGTGGAAAAATTATTGAAGTAGCAAGCGACACCGCTTTGATCGATGTGCAAGGTGTGGGATACGAAATTCACGCGTCCTCCAACACGTTGATCGACCTGCAATCTCTTTTAGGTAAAGACATTATCGTGTGGATTCACACGCACGTGCGTGAAGATGCTTTGAATCTTTTTGGTTTCCATTCTAAAGAAGAAAAAAATCTTTTCTTGTCTCTTTTAAAAGTGAATGGTGTCGGGCCTAAAATGGCGTTGAGCATTCTTTCTGGCGGTCGCCCCGCGCAAATTCAGGAAATGATTGAAGCCGGAAATGCCAAGGGTCTTTCAAGCCTTCCGAAGGTCGGTAAGAAAACTGCAGAACAAATCATTCTGACTTTAAAAGGAAAACTTGTTTCCATCGAAGAAACAATCAAATCCAAATCAGAATCGCACACGCAAATCACTTCGGCTTTGCTCAACTTGGGTTACAAATCTCAACTGGTCGATCAATTCGTTTCTACGTTGCCAACGGATACGTCTTTAGAAGACGGAGTTCGTAAAGGTCTGCAAACTCTTTCTGGGAGCTTGTCATGA
- a CDS encoding asparaginase, with protein sequence MASKQPLVVEVLRGPVVESLHQVMAVVVNEIGSITQYWGHPQFLTMPRSAIKMLQALPLIESGAADKFELEDKHIALACSSHRGEKDHITALTQWMDKVGIKESSYVCAPHLPYNEESALEMTRKGQKPTVLCNNCAGKHSALITTCLHLGEDPTGYEKYEHNAQKRLRKVLTETMRYDHSKTAYGIDGCGIPTYAVPLQNMAVGMSVLINSKESPARKAASERILRAVRSFPFYISGSDNFATAVIEKTHGRAIIKGGAEGVFCGVLPEKRVAFAIKASDGAGRAAQVATASLLLQLGGLNETEFKALAKYTMPTVTNWKGDVVGQMRIAKAR encoded by the coding sequence ATGGCTTCAAAGCAACCGCTGGTTGTTGAAGTATTACGGGGCCCCGTTGTGGAGTCCCTTCATCAAGTCATGGCTGTCGTTGTGAATGAAATCGGCAGCATCACTCAGTACTGGGGGCATCCGCAGTTTCTAACGATGCCTCGAAGTGCGATCAAAATGCTTCAAGCTTTACCACTTATTGAATCAGGTGCCGCTGATAAATTTGAACTTGAAGATAAGCACATTGCTTTAGCTTGTTCTTCTCATCGCGGAGAAAAAGATCACATCACGGCACTCACGCAGTGGATGGACAAGGTTGGCATTAAAGAATCATCTTACGTCTGCGCTCCACATCTTCCTTATAACGAAGAAAGCGCTTTGGAAATGACTCGCAAAGGGCAAAAGCCCACTGTGCTTTGTAATAACTGTGCAGGAAAACATTCAGCACTTATCACGACATGTTTGCACTTGGGTGAAGATCCAACGGGTTATGAAAAATACGAACATAATGCGCAGAAACGTTTGCGCAAAGTTTTGACCGAAACCATGCGCTACGATCATTCAAAAACCGCCTACGGAATTGATGGTTGTGGAATTCCCACTTACGCCGTTCCTCTGCAAAACATGGCCGTAGGGATGTCTGTTTTGATCAACTCCAAAGAATCTCCGGCAAGGAAAGCCGCTTCAGAGCGCATTTTGCGAGCTGTGAGAAGTTTTCCGTTTTACATTTCCGGCAGTGACAATTTCGCCACAGCTGTGATTGAAAAGACACACGGAAGGGCTATTATCAAAGGTGGAGCTGAAGGTGTGTTCTGCGGAGTTCTTCCAGAAAAAAGAGTCGCCTTCGCAATCAAAGCCTCTGATGGCGCCGGTCGCGCCGCTCAAGTGGCAACAGCTTCGTTATTACTGCAATTGGGTGGTCTTAATGAGACGGAGTTCAAAGCCTTGGCCAAGTACACAATGCCGACGGTGACGAACTGGAAGGGCGATGTCGTCGGGCAAATGCGCATTGCGAAGGCCCGCTAG
- a CDS encoding BrnA antitoxin family protein codes for MKKEYNFSKGKVRKKPTLNAKDTKVQTSVRIDADIFLWLQAEADRQHLPYQTLLNKYLRDAMDKPSIESRLAAIEKAVFKKAL; via the coding sequence ATGAAGAAAGAATATAATTTTTCAAAAGGTAAAGTGAGAAAAAAACCGACCCTCAATGCTAAGGACACGAAAGTGCAAACTAGCGTTAGGATTGATGCAGATATTTTTTTATGGCTCCAAGCCGAAGCGGACAGGCAGCATCTGCCGTACCAAACCCTGCTCAATAAATATTTGCGTGATGCTATGGATAAACCTTCGATTGAAAGCAGACTTGCCGCTATCGAAAAAGCCGTCTTTAAAAAAGCTTTATAG
- the lpxC gene encoding UDP-3-O-acyl-N-acetylglucosamine deacetylase produces MFLQKTIRKKTVVHGIGIHSGDPCTLTFRPAPADTGVYFIRNDLPGSPSLKVTAKNVQATSHQTTIGGGAFSVATIEHCLSALSALRIDNLFIELDGPEIPIGDGSARDFLKALLEVGIVEQDQPRKYCYITEPIYFSEGEKHAYVVPYHGLRLTVTIDFPHPKIGKQTIDLDINEQSFGRDVAGARTFGFMKDVEALKSRGLAKGGSLDNCIVLDHEAIINPEGLRWEDEFVRHKALDALGDLVTLEMPLMGHVVLYKAGHDVMNKLVKKIWDSPTSYRHVELGADISEEVQRYNGWTVPM; encoded by the coding sequence ATGTTTTTGCAGAAAACGATCCGTAAAAAAACAGTTGTTCATGGTATCGGGATTCATTCAGGTGATCCTTGCACTCTCACTTTCAGGCCAGCTCCTGCTGATACGGGCGTTTACTTTATCCGCAATGATTTGCCGGGCAGTCCTTCACTCAAAGTCACAGCTAAAAATGTTCAAGCGACATCTCACCAAACAACCATTGGTGGCGGCGCTTTTTCTGTCGCAACGATTGAACACTGTTTGTCAGCATTGTCGGCTCTTCGTATTGATAATTTATTTATTGAACTTGATGGCCCTGAAATTCCGATCGGCGATGGGAGTGCTCGCGACTTTTTGAAAGCTCTTTTAGAGGTCGGCATTGTGGAGCAAGATCAACCCCGCAAATACTGCTACATCACCGAACCGATTTATTTTAGCGAAGGGGAGAAGCACGCCTACGTTGTTCCTTACCACGGACTACGTCTGACGGTGACAATTGATTTCCCTCATCCAAAAATCGGAAAGCAGACAATTGATTTGGATATCAACGAACAATCTTTCGGTCGCGATGTCGCAGGTGCCAGAACTTTTGGTTTTATGAAAGACGTCGAGGCCCTAAAATCCCGCGGTCTTGCTAAAGGCGGCAGCCTTGATAACTGTATCGTTTTAGATCACGAAGCCATCATCAATCCCGAAGGTCTTCGTTGGGAAGATGAGTTCGTTCGTCACAAAGCCTTAGATGCCCTGGGAGATCTTGTGACTTTAGAAATGCCTTTGATGGGACACGTGGTGCTCTATAAAGCCGGCCACGATGTGATGAATAAGCTCGTTAAAAAAATCTGGGACTCCCCAACAAGCTACCGTCACGTAGAACTCGGAGCCGATATCTCCGAAGAAGTTCAGCGCTACAACGGCTGGACTGTTCCAATGTAG
- a CDS encoding DUF7844 domain-containing protein has protein sequence MKLLVLLSLNLLLTVQAFAFGYDLSDKSIPTAARPALQNLFAKSSNLLPVKLKQALKKNLKVEISDLKAKNKDAMALYRRGRIYLDKTVLIEVMRGEAKATPTNRTHKTLYKEILAAVLHETAHAYDHEDVHSSQEYAQINYCKNSDDNRNNYRSDPECRPYINMNRSFSQNPYFLLIAGFEKDDESWMKHRSPDIYELTDHEEFFAVNMEYFLLDPEYACRRPTLARLYKSQFQHDPFPGVKCDAPLTYVVPNYKENESPVKKIDLSRVYQVHYFLADEGEDMSSGWGHSMFRLVICSPERKVVGPECMKDVNEHIILSYRAFVNGIQINTLKGLNGSYPSRLFFVPLSQVIDEYNKTEMRDIKSIPLNLTRTEIAQFVTRAIETHWSYDGKYYFVSNNCATESLNLLKSSVWRPGLIYASIKTPMGLEKELVNRKMADNSMFGNRLKAIEDAYLFDSYRSRYDMSYGVIQKTLRLPYKNFTEFLKLSAKDRSVVYQGISRLTGKDRLKSAAALLMLETAAHRFVIANIHTTLQKWVLEDMKAAKKNNKKSDVVEVTENILKISNMFSQPAAFLAGAPGYGLPSGSDWEILENRTRQSQSQGGMVYSQAEAQMLQLISPEQQRELDQIKKNTEFGLSFIKAI, from the coding sequence ATGAAATTATTAGTTCTACTTTCGCTCAATCTTCTTTTGACAGTGCAGGCCTTTGCTTTTGGATACGATCTCTCAGATAAAAGTATCCCGACGGCGGCTCGTCCCGCGTTACAAAATCTTTTTGCTAAATCTTCAAACTTGCTTCCCGTGAAGCTTAAACAAGCTCTTAAAAAAAATCTTAAAGTTGAAATTTCTGATCTTAAAGCTAAAAACAAAGACGCAATGGCGCTTTACCGTCGCGGGCGTATTTACTTAGATAAAACAGTGCTGATCGAAGTGATGCGCGGTGAAGCCAAGGCGACACCTACGAATAGAACTCATAAAACTCTTTACAAAGAAATTCTCGCAGCTGTGCTTCACGAAACGGCTCACGCTTATGACCATGAAGATGTGCATTCTTCACAAGAATACGCCCAAATCAATTACTGTAAAAACAGCGACGACAATAGAAACAATTATCGCAGCGATCCAGAGTGCCGTCCTTACATCAATATGAATCGCAGTTTTTCTCAAAATCCGTATTTCTTGTTGATTGCGGGTTTTGAAAAAGATGACGAAAGCTGGATGAAACATCGCAGCCCTGACATTTACGAGCTTACAGATCACGAAGAATTCTTTGCCGTGAACATGGAATACTTCCTTCTTGATCCTGAGTATGCGTGCCGCCGCCCGACGTTGGCGCGCCTTTATAAGTCACAATTTCAACATGATCCGTTTCCGGGAGTGAAATGTGACGCTCCATTGACTTACGTAGTCCCGAATTACAAAGAAAATGAAAGTCCCGTTAAAAAAATTGATTTAAGCCGCGTTTACCAAGTTCATTACTTCCTGGCTGACGAAGGTGAAGACATGTCAAGCGGCTGGGGTCACTCCATGTTCCGGTTGGTGATTTGTTCTCCTGAAAGAAAAGTCGTCGGTCCTGAGTGTATGAAAGACGTGAATGAACACATCATTCTTTCTTACCGTGCGTTCGTAAATGGAATTCAGATCAACACTTTAAAAGGCTTAAACGGATCTTATCCGTCGCGCTTGTTTTTTGTGCCGCTTTCTCAGGTGATTGATGAATACAATAAAACTGAAATGCGCGACATCAAGAGCATTCCACTGAATTTGACTCGCACGGAGATCGCTCAATTTGTGACTCGCGCGATTGAAACGCACTGGAGTTATGACGGTAAGTACTACTTTGTTTCTAACAACTGCGCGACAGAGAGTTTAAATCTTTTAAAGTCTTCTGTGTGGAGACCGGGATTGATTTATGCTTCCATCAAAACTCCGATGGGTCTTGAAAAAGAGTTAGTTAACAGAAAAATGGCTGACAACTCGATGTTCGGAAATCGTTTAAAAGCCATTGAGGACGCTTATCTTTTTGACTCGTACAGAAGTCGCTATGACATGAGTTACGGCGTGATTCAAAAGACATTGCGTTTGCCATACAAAAACTTTACGGAATTTTTAAAGCTTTCCGCAAAAGATCGCAGCGTGGTTTACCAAGGCATCAGTCGCTTAACTGGAAAAGATCGTTTGAAGTCGGCAGCGGCTTTATTGATGCTAGAAACAGCCGCTCACCGCTTTGTTATCGCCAATATCCATACGACTTTGCAGAAGTGGGTTCTTGAAGACATGAAGGCTGCGAAAAAGAATAATAAAAAATCGGATGTCGTTGAAGTGACCGAGAACATTCTTAAAATCAGCAATATGTTTTCGCAACCGGCGGCCTTCCTTGCGGGTGCACCTGGTTACGGCCTGCCGTCAGGAAGCGATTGGGAGATTTTAGAAAATCGCACCCGCCAAAGCCAATCTCAAGGTGGCATGGTGTACAGCCAAGCGGAAGCTCAGATGTTGCAATTGATTTCTCCAGAGCAACAACGTGAGCTTGATCAAATTAAAAAGAACACTGAGTTTGGATTGTCCTTTATCAAAGCGATTTAA
- the ald gene encoding alanine dehydrogenase, whose translation MIIGVPKEIKISENRVGITEAGVRQYVKEGHTVIVEKDAGVGSGISNEQYEKAGAKIIDTKKEVYAKADMIQKVKEPLPDEYELMKENQILYTYLHLAAEAKLTKVLCERKVKAIAYETIQLDNGSLPLLTPMSEVAGRMATQIGAFYLQKDHGGKGILMGGVTGVKPAKVTIIGGGVVGTNAAKMAVGLGASVTILDVNTARLEYLDDIFQGRCMTLFSNSKNIEDSVKDSDLVIGGVLITGHKAPTLVSKEMIASMSKGSVVVDVAVDQGGCIETCRPTSHQNPTYEVDGVIHYCVPNMPGVVPRTSTYALTNVTAKYGSMLAAMGVEDAIAKSPALFKGLNTYGGYVCYEPVAKDLHMEYRPYKG comes from the coding sequence ATGATTATCGGTGTTCCTAAGGAGATTAAAATTTCTGAGAACCGTGTTGGTATCACTGAAGCTGGCGTTCGTCAGTACGTGAAAGAAGGCCACACAGTTATCGTTGAAAAAGACGCGGGTGTTGGTTCTGGTATCAGCAATGAACAATACGAAAAAGCTGGTGCGAAAATCATCGACACTAAAAAAGAAGTGTATGCAAAAGCAGACATGATCCAAAAAGTGAAAGAGCCACTTCCTGACGAATACGAACTCATGAAGGAAAACCAAATCCTTTACACTTACCTTCACTTGGCTGCAGAAGCGAAGCTCACAAAAGTTCTTTGTGAACGTAAAGTGAAAGCGATCGCTTACGAAACAATCCAATTGGATAATGGTTCTTTGCCACTTTTGACTCCTATGTCTGAAGTCGCAGGTCGTATGGCGACGCAAATCGGTGCTTTCTACCTCCAAAAAGATCATGGTGGAAAAGGCATCTTGATGGGTGGTGTAACAGGTGTAAAACCAGCTAAAGTCACTATCATCGGTGGTGGTGTTGTTGGTACGAACGCAGCGAAAATGGCTGTCGGCCTTGGCGCTTCTGTGACGATCCTTGATGTGAATACAGCGCGCTTGGAATATCTTGATGATATCTTCCAAGGTCGTTGCATGACTTTGTTCTCAAACTCTAAAAACATCGAAGATTCGGTGAAAGATTCTGATCTTGTGATCGGTGGTGTTTTGATCACAGGCCATAAAGCTCCAACTCTTGTTTCTAAAGAGATGATTGCTTCTATGAGCAAAGGTTCTGTTGTTGTTGACGTTGCAGTTGACCAAGGTGGTTGCATCGAGACTTGCCGTCCGACTTCTCACCAAAACCCAACTTACGAAGTTGACGGTGTGATCCATTACTGTGTGCCTAACATGCCAGGTGTTGTGCCTAGAACTTCGACTTACGCTTTGACAAACGTCACTGCGAAGTACGGTTCTATGCTAGCTGCAATGGGCGTTGAAGACGCTATTGCGAAATCACCAGCGTTGTTCAAAGGTTTGAACACTTACGGTGGTTACGTATGTTATGAGCCAGTAGCTAAAGACCTTCACATGGAATACAGACCTTACAAAGGTTAA